A segment of the Leclercia adecarboxylata genome:
TGAACGGTCACTGGCAGTTAGCCGGAAATCATTGTTCGCCTGCCAGCGGGATCTGGTGGCAGGGGGAGACGCCGGGCGAGCTTGTGCCACACTCAGAGGAGGCGTCGCTGCTGCTGGCGGAGATCCGCCGTCATGATGAGAGAACAGACAGGAGTGCAGATGAGTAACAACAGACGAGCGGTTCCCGGGATCCGCCATTACGCCGGGCCGGCGGGCGGCTGGGGAGCCTTAAAAGCCACGGCCATTGCCGTGCGCACGCAGATGGATGCCTTTGACGCCCCCGCCATCCTGCTGCGCACCAACCAGCCCGACGGCTTTGACTGCCCGGGCTGCGCCTGGCCGGACAAAGAGCACAAGTCCACCTTTCAGTTTTGCGAGAACGGCGCCAAGGCGGTGACCTGGGAAGCGACCACGAAGCGCGTTACTCCTGAATTTTTCGCGGAGCACACCGTCAGCACCCTGTGGGCGAAAAGCGATTTTGAGCTGGAGGGCTATGGCCGTCTGACCCATCCCATGAAGTACGATCCGCAGAGCGACACCTTTCGCCCGGTAGAGTGGGACGAGGCCTTTGCCCGTATCGGTGAGGTACTGCGCAGCCTGGCGCCGAATCAGGTGGAGTTTTACACCTCCGGGCGCGCCTCGAACGAAGCCGCGTTCCTGTATCAGCTGTTTGCCCGCGAACTGGGCACCAATAACTTCCCCGACTGCTCCAACATGTGCCATCAGGCCACCAGTGTCGGTCTGCCCCGCTCCATCGGCATTGGTAAAGGCACCGTCTCGCTGGAGGATTTTGACCACACCGAGCTGGTGATCTCCATCGGCCATAACCCGGGCACTAACCACCCGCGGATGATGGGTACCCTGCACGAGCTTGCCCGCCGGGGCGTGCCGATTATCGTCTTTAACCCGCTGCGCGAAACCGCCCTGGAGCGCTTCGCCGATCCGCAAAACGTCCGCGAGATGGCGACGTACAGCGCCACCGATATCGCCTCAACCTACTATCAGGTGAAAGCCGGGGGCGACGCCGCCGCGTTAAAGGGGATCGCCAAACACTTGCTGGTGCTGGACGCGCTGGATCGCGACTTTATCGCCACCCAGACCCAGGGGTTCGCGGAGTTTGCCGCCGACATCGCCGCCACTACCTGGGAGGCCATCGAACGCGAGTCCGGGCTCAGCCGCGCCGATCTGGAGAACGTGGCGCAGATCTACGCCAAATCCCACGCCACCATCATCACCTACGGCATGGGGATCACCCAGCACAACAAGGGCACCGCCAACGTGCGCCTGATTGCCGACCTGCTGTTGCTGCGCGGCAATATCGGCAAGCCCGGAGCAGGTATTTGCCCGCTGCGCGGCCACTCCAACGTGCAGGGTAACCGCACGGTGGGGATCACCGAAAAACCGACCACCGCCTTCCTCAACCGGCTGGGCGAGGTGTTTGGCTTTACGCCGCCGGCCGCCCAC
Coding sequences within it:
- a CDS encoding FdhF/YdeP family oxidoreductase produces the protein MSNNRRAVPGIRHYAGPAGGWGALKATAIAVRTQMDAFDAPAILLRTNQPDGFDCPGCAWPDKEHKSTFQFCENGAKAVTWEATTKRVTPEFFAEHTVSTLWAKSDFELEGYGRLTHPMKYDPQSDTFRPVEWDEAFARIGEVLRSLAPNQVEFYTSGRASNEAAFLYQLFARELGTNNFPDCSNMCHQATSVGLPRSIGIGKGTVSLEDFDHTELVISIGHNPGTNHPRMMGTLHELARRGVPIIVFNPLRETALERFADPQNVREMATYSATDIASTYYQVKAGGDAAALKGIAKHLLVLDALDRDFIATQTQGFAEFAADIAATTWEAIERESGLSRADLENVAQIYAKSHATIITYGMGITQHNKGTANVRLIADLLLLRGNIGKPGAGICPLRGHSNVQGNRTVGITEKPTTAFLNRLGEVFGFTPPAAHGHDAVQAAQAMIDGEAKALLCLGGNFAVAMPDHDKAFPAFKSLDLSVHVATKLNRTHLLVGKETYLLPCLGRTELDIQRSGQQSITVEDSMSMVHASSGKLKPASPWLRSEPAIVAGIAHATLTNSKTDWLALVADYDRIRDRIEQTLPGFENFNERIRIPGGFRMPLPPTERVWPTASGKAMFSLFDGVTENSPGEGENVLRLVTLRSHDQYNTTIYALDDRYRGVFGRRDVLFMNEEDMQQLGLEHGDRVDITTALPDSRQRLDDITLVAYSIAPGTVAAYYPEANVLVPLNYLDKESGTPSYKSVPVRITLRSKEMRTL